A stretch of the uncultured Desulfobacter sp. genome encodes the following:
- the tssH gene encoding type VI secretion system ATPase TssH gives MTEISRNALFGKLNSLAYQTIESATVFCKMRGNPYVELVHWLHQILEQPDSDLHRIIRHFALDHGRLAKDLIQALDHLPRGTTSIQDLSSHVEETVERGWVYGSLMFGEFQVRTGYLVIGILKTRGLRLALEGISKEFAKIGIDDLTGRFHQILEDSPEDQLAPTDGSGPVEAGTETGAPGLGKQEALNRFSVDLTKKAHDGEIDPVVARDSEIRQIVDILMRRRQNNPILTGEAGVGKTAVVEGFALRIAAGDVPPPLENVTLRLLDVGLLQAGASYKGEFEKRLRQVIDEVQASEKPIILFIDEAHTLIGAGGSAGTGDAANLLKPALARGTLRTIAATTWAEYKKYIEKDPALTRRFQVVQIHEPGEEDAVRMMRSLASVMEKHHRVKVLDEALTASVALSHRYIPARQLPDKSISLLDTACARVAISQHAVPAEVDDCRKTIAHLETEFEIVQREASVGIETGQRELDVLERLEKEKERLGALEERWQSEKEMVEEILSLQQILQKGKEAANSSEEETEEIETVRPEEDIKALRSQLGTLIKKMREFQGDNPLILPTVDFQAVAAVVGDWTGIPVGRMMKNEISTVLSLSEILGQRIIGQDHALEMIARRIQTSRASLDNPQKPIGVFMLAGPSGVGKTETALALAEALYGGEQNVVTINMSEFQESHTVSTLKGAPPGYVGYGEGGVLTEAVRRKPYSVILLDEVEKAHPDVHEIFFQVFDKGWMEDGEGRLIDFKNTLILLTTNVGSDLIMNMCKDPDLMPLPEGMAKSLRKPMLDVFPAALLGRLITIPYYPLTDEVLGLIVRLQLGRIEKRIKENHNIPFTYDEAVIAHIISRCTELESGGRMIDSILTNTVLPSISRRILTGILDAEPVESVHISEQDGEFVYDFNEEQDEGSQQEDN, from the coding sequence ATGACTGAAATAAGCCGGAACGCATTGTTTGGTAAATTAAACAGCCTGGCCTACCAGACTATTGAAAGCGCAACCGTATTCTGTAAGATGCGCGGCAATCCTTATGTGGAGTTGGTGCACTGGCTACACCAGATCCTTGAGCAGCCAGATTCGGATCTGCATCGGATTATCCGCCATTTTGCCCTTGACCACGGCCGGCTGGCCAAAGATTTAATCCAAGCCCTGGATCATCTTCCCCGGGGAACGACCAGTATTCAGGATCTTTCATCTCACGTGGAAGAAACCGTTGAAAGGGGCTGGGTGTATGGATCTCTCATGTTCGGGGAATTCCAGGTCCGAACGGGTTACCTGGTCATCGGTATTTTAAAAACACGGGGGCTCAGGCTGGCCCTGGAAGGCATTTCAAAAGAGTTCGCCAAAATCGGGATTGATGACCTGACCGGCCGGTTCCATCAGATACTCGAAGATTCTCCCGAAGATCAGCTTGCCCCCACAGACGGGTCCGGACCGGTTGAGGCCGGGACAGAAACGGGGGCGCCGGGGCTTGGTAAGCAAGAGGCGCTAAACCGTTTTTCCGTTGATCTGACAAAAAAAGCACATGACGGTGAAATTGATCCGGTGGTGGCCCGGGACAGCGAAATCCGGCAGATTGTGGATATCCTCATGCGCCGGCGCCAGAACAATCCCATCCTGACAGGTGAAGCCGGGGTCGGTAAAACCGCTGTGGTTGAAGGATTTGCCCTTCGGATTGCTGCCGGTGATGTGCCGCCGCCCCTTGAAAATGTCACCTTGAGACTCTTGGATGTGGGACTGCTCCAGGCCGGTGCCAGCTACAAGGGCGAGTTTGAAAAAAGGCTGCGCCAGGTGATTGATGAGGTCCAGGCCTCGGAAAAGCCCATTATCCTGTTTATTGATGAAGCACATACCCTGATCGGTGCCGGTGGATCGGCCGGAACAGGTGATGCGGCCAATTTGCTGAAACCGGCATTGGCCCGGGGTACACTTAGAACGATTGCCGCAACGACCTGGGCGGAATATAAAAAATATATTGAAAAAGATCCGGCCCTTACCCGCCGGTTCCAGGTGGTGCAGATCCATGAACCCGGAGAAGAGGACGCTGTTCGAATGATGCGCAGCCTGGCATCGGTGATGGAAAAACACCACCGGGTCAAAGTGCTTGACGAAGCCCTGACCGCCTCGGTCGCCCTTTCCCACCGGTATATTCCGGCCAGACAACTGCCGGATAAATCCATCAGCCTGCTGGATACGGCCTGCGCCAGGGTGGCCATCAGCCAGCACGCGGTTCCGGCTGAAGTGGATGACTGCCGTAAAACTATTGCCCATCTTGAAACGGAATTTGAAATTGTCCAGCGGGAAGCGTCCGTGGGCATTGAAACCGGTCAGCGCGAGTTAGACGTGTTAGAGCGCCTTGAAAAGGAAAAAGAGCGTCTTGGCGCTCTTGAGGAACGTTGGCAGAGCGAAAAAGAGATGGTGGAAGAGATCCTCAGTCTTCAGCAAATTTTGCAGAAGGGAAAAGAGGCAGCCAATTCTTCGGAAGAAGAAACGGAAGAGATCGAAACGGTTCGACCCGAAGAGGATATCAAGGCGTTGAGAAGCCAATTAGGCACCTTGATAAAGAAGATGCGTGAATTCCAGGGGGACAATCCCCTGATTTTGCCCACGGTGGACTTCCAGGCTGTGGCAGCCGTCGTGGGAGACTGGACCGGTATTCCGGTGGGCCGGATGATGAAAAATGAGATCAGCACCGTATTAAGCCTTTCCGAAATTCTTGGCCAGCGCATCATTGGCCAGGACCATGCCCTGGAAATGATTGCCCGGCGCATCCAGACCTCCCGGGCAAGTTTGGACAATCCCCAGAAGCCCATCGGCGTCTTCATGCTTGCCGGCCCTTCAGGGGTCGGAAAGACAGAAACCGCCCTGGCCCTAGCCGAAGCCCTCTACGGCGGCGAGCAGAATGTGGTGACCATCAACATGAGCGAATTCCAGGAATCCCATACGGTATCCACCCTCAAAGGCGCGCCTCCGGGGTATGTCGGATACGGCGAAGGCGGGGTCCTGACCGAGGCAGTCCGGAGAAAGCCGTACAGTGTAATCCTGCTGGATGAGGTGGAAAAAGCCCATCCCGATGTCCATGAGATTTTTTTCCAGGTGTTTGACAAAGGATGGATGGAGGACGGTGAAGGCCGGCTCATTGATTTTAAAAACACCTTGATCCTGCTGACCACCAATGTGGGCAGCGACCTGATCATGAACATGTGTAAGGACCCGGATCTGATGCCCCTGCCGGAGGGCATGGCAAAAAGTTTGCGTAAACCCATGCTGGATGTGTTTCCTGCCGCCCTGCTGGGGCGCCTGATTACGATTCCCTACTATCCCCTGACCGATGAGGTGCTGGGACTCATCGTCCGTCTCCAGCTGGGACGCATTGAAAAGCGCATCAAAGAAAATCACAACATCCCCTTCACCTATGACGAGGCCGTAATTGCCCATATCATCAGCCGCTGCACCGAACTTGAAAGCGGAGGGCGAATGATTGATTCCATTCTGACCAATACGGTGCTGCCGAGCATCAGCCGCCGGATACTGACGGGCATCCTGGACGCAGAACCCGTAGAGAGCGTGCATATCAGTGAGCAGGATGGGGAATTTGTATATGATTTTAATGAGGAACAAGATGAGGGTTCTCAGCAGGAAGATAATTAA
- the tssG gene encoding type VI secretion system baseplate subunit TssG yields the protein MAGTDRNTPYTLAQLLESLKDKPYAYGFFQAMRLMECLHPDRPRLGMSRQPCDDPIRLGQEPSPAFEAASLTRFESGEGGKPHRLMVRFLGLFGPNGPLPLHLTEYAYSRLKHHRDETFSRFMDIFHHRMFCLFYRAWANSEPTVSYDRPTADPFSDYVGSLAGLGMSALRQRDDMPDSAKLYYIGRLANQTKSADGLEAMLKDFFGLPAKINGFIGEWVDLPQQNICRLGQDLENATLNDSIVLGQRFWCCQHKFRIIMGPLNFEDYTGLLPIGKSLQRLTDMVRNYIGDELVWDLKLILKKEEVPVARLNRGSLLGWTTWLDNRTKEEDAQDLILTPSLS from the coding sequence ATGGCCGGCACGGATCGGAACACGCCATACACTTTAGCACAGCTGCTTGAAAGTCTGAAAGACAAACCGTATGCGTACGGATTCTTCCAGGCCATGCGGTTGATGGAATGTTTGCATCCCGACCGGCCACGGCTTGGGATGTCACGCCAGCCGTGCGATGATCCTATCCGCCTGGGACAGGAACCATCCCCTGCGTTTGAGGCCGCAAGTCTGACCCGGTTTGAATCCGGGGAAGGGGGCAAGCCTCATCGGCTGATGGTCCGTTTTTTAGGGCTTTTCGGCCCCAACGGTCCGTTGCCCCTTCATTTGACGGAATATGCCTATAGCCGGTTGAAGCACCACCGGGATGAAACGTTTTCACGGTTTATGGATATTTTCCACCACCGGATGTTTTGTCTGTTTTACCGGGCCTGGGCAAATAGTGAGCCCACGGTCAGCTATGACCGGCCCACCGCAGATCCATTTTCGGATTATGTCGGATCTCTGGCAGGCCTTGGCATGTCTGCTTTGCGTCAGCGCGATGATATGCCGGACTCGGCAAAATTGTATTACATCGGGCGGTTGGCAAATCAGACTAAATCTGCTGATGGGCTGGAAGCCATGCTGAAAGATTTTTTCGGGTTGCCTGCTAAGATCAATGGATTTATCGGCGAGTGGGTGGATCTGCCCCAACAAAACATCTGCCGTTTGGGCCAAGATTTAGAAAACGCAACGCTGAATGATTCAATCGTACTTGGACAACGTTTCTGGTGCTGCCAACATAAATTCAGAATCATTATGGGGCCTTTGAATTTTGAGGACTATACCGGCCTTTTGCCTATTGGAAAAAGTCTTCAGCGTTTAACTGACATGGTGCGTAATTATATCGGGGATGAACTGGTCTGGGATCTGAAACTGATATTGAAAAAAGAAGAGGTGCCGGTTGCCCGATTGAACCGGGGAAGCCTTCTGGGGTGGACCACATGGCTTGACAACCGGACTAAGGAAGAAGATGCCCAGGATTTAATATTGACGCCATCGCTATCATAA